The following proteins come from a genomic window of Neptunomonas concharum:
- the tmk gene encoding dTMP kinase produces the protein MSSQTTGRFITIEGTEGVGKSTNIEFIEAFLKERGINLCLTREPGGTPLAEEIRELLLAPREETMCDDAEILLVFAARAQHINQVIRPKLEKGHWVLSDRFTDATFAYQGAGRGICWDRIQQLEAYVQGELRPNLTLLLDMPVELGMERAKLRSAPDRFEQEKQAFFEKVRQGYHHRMRAEPDRFALIDASQSLSNVQEQIAAALEKHLGLV, from the coding sequence AGGTCGCTTTATCACCATTGAGGGCACAGAAGGTGTGGGCAAGAGCACCAATATTGAGTTTATTGAAGCCTTCCTTAAAGAGCGAGGCATTAATCTGTGCCTAACAAGGGAACCCGGTGGTACCCCCTTGGCTGAAGAGATTCGTGAATTGTTACTTGCTCCTCGCGAAGAGACTATGTGTGATGATGCTGAGATCTTGCTCGTCTTCGCTGCGCGTGCCCAACATATAAACCAAGTGATTAGACCTAAGCTAGAAAAGGGCCATTGGGTCTTAAGCGATCGCTTTACCGATGCAACCTTTGCTTATCAAGGAGCAGGACGGGGCATCTGTTGGGATCGTATACAGCAACTTGAAGCCTATGTTCAAGGAGAGTTAAGGCCGAACTTGACGCTGCTATTAGATATGCCTGTTGAGTTAGGTATGGAGCGAGCGAAATTGCGCAGCGCCCCCGATCGTTTTGAACAAGAAAAACAGGCGTTTTTTGAAAAGGTCCGCCAAGGCTACCATCATCGCATGCGAGCGGAACCTGATCGTTTTGCATTGATTGATGCCTCTCAATCATTATCGAATGTACAGGAACAAATTGCAGCGGCTTTAGAAAAGCATCTGGGGCTTGTTTAA